In Capsicum annuum cultivar UCD-10X-F1 chromosome 11, UCD10Xv1.1, whole genome shotgun sequence, one genomic interval encodes:
- the LOC107846713 gene encoding uncharacterized protein LOC107846713: MAKAYRKEDFDYIMSKVAKVDQRVKEYLEDAGELPILSFLEEVRILFSAWNCKNNEIASYTNTTLGRRFEEILTLNGVKALRMTVKPVGSYLYCVYESGRRYIIDIERDTCNCDRYQIDEIPCPHEIAILKSKNEDVKDYGRYYSELYRPNTIVKIYELPIVLMPDKKDWNVPVFVDDEKFCQPNIKDRLVGQRKEDI; the protein is encoded by the exons ATGGCTAAAGCTTAtagaaaagaagattttgattatattatgtcaAAGGTTGCTAAGGTTGATCAAAGAGTTAAGGAATATCTGGAGGATGCTGG AGAACTTCCAATTTTAAGTTTCCTTGAagaagttagaattttattttccGCCTGGAATTGTAAGAACAACGAAATTGCATCTTACACCAATACAACCCTCGGGAGAAGATTTGAAGAAATACTGACTCTTAATGGGGTTAAAGCTCTACGGATGACG GTTAAGCCTGTAGGTAGTTATCTTTATTGTGTATATGAATCAGGACGGAGGTACATTATCGATATTGAGCGTGACACGTGCAACTGTGATCggtatcaaattgatgaaataccaTGTCCACACGAAATTGCcatattaaaaagtaaaaatgagGATGTAAAGGATTATGGTCGTTATTACTCTGAATTGTATAGGCCAAACACCATAGTCAAGATATATGAACTACCGATAGTTTTAATGCCAGACAAGAAGGATTGGAATGTTCCAGTTTTTGTTGATGATGAAAAGTTTTGCCAACCAAATATAAAAGACCGACTGGTAGGCCAAAGAAAGGAAGATATTTGA